The following DNA comes from Papaver somniferum cultivar HN1 chromosome 4, ASM357369v1, whole genome shotgun sequence.
AATTTGTGGTGCCAGCAAATGAGGCTACAGACTTGACTGTATACCTGATTATAACTAATTGCTGCCTGAAAGGTGTTAACAGTACTATTTTTATTCTGTAGGAATCTTCTAGGTGAGGATTTGGGACCGTTAAGTGGCAAGGAGCTTGAATTTCTTGAAAAACAACTCGATTCATCATTGAAGCAAATAAGATCAACTCGGGTACATACTATTGCTACTACCTGTGTGCAACTCTTAATTTTTGGTGCATACAACTAATACTACTTATATGTATGCTTACTCTTAATTTCTGCTTCTATTAATAAATGCAGACCCAATACATGCTCGATCAGCTGACAGATCTTCAGAGAAGAGTAAGATCAGCATATAACCGTATACGCACATTTATTTACTTAGTTATTTACAGTGAAGAGGGATCTTTAGTCTATATCTTACCTtaatttactgttttgcttaCAGGAACAAATGCTAAGTGAAGCTAATAAGAGCTTGAGAAGAAGGGTACTATTTTCATACTGATCTTTTATTACATCTTTCAATCCTGCATCTGTTTTTATGAGTTCCCAGTGCAATGACTTTTAGAATTGTCTTCCTATATATATCTGATAATTTGGTGTTACAGTTGGAAGAGGGAGCCCAAGCAACTCAGCAACAATGGGACATGCAGCATGGTGTGGGGTATAGCCGACAGCAGCAATCTGGTCATCAAGCTGCTGATCAAAATGAAACGTTTTTCCACCCCATTGAATGTCAACCCACTCTACAGATCGGGTATGCACAGGCTTAATTACACTATTTTTCTTTCACTCCTCTTGTAAATGTGAAACCCCTAAACTCGTTTCAACGTCCATATATGTAGGTACCACCAACAAGATCAAATAACTGTAGCTCAAGGGGCACCAATGAGTTACATGCCAGGATGGTTGGCATGAACACTGCTAATGTTAGCTAGGGCACCTCCTTTAGCTAGCGGACGACACAATATATGATTTGTCGTTGATCTTCATAAGTGCAAGCTAGCAGATTTCTTTGATTTTGCAATAATATTGTTTGTTTGatctaaaaaaaagaacaagaaaaaggATAGGAGTTGCTTCCCTAAAGATGACACTTCTTTGTTTTAAGCactgtattaatagttttgttattgttgttgttgttttcttttttggctCTTTAATTGTAAGTGTTTAGCTAAATTATACATGCAGTAACTAAATCCTACCCTTCTGAACAGTAATTGTATCTAAGAAGATCATATTTGATCATTTATGTTGTTCATCAGTAGATTTCTGTTTCATCAAATATGTTTACAGTTTTACATTCAGAATCCTTTTTTATAAGAACTAGTGCACACAAGAAAGAAATTGAATCTACATATAAAAACTTTATCTTTAGTCCAAGACAATCTGTTCCCACTAAAATTTTGTTGTGGGGaacttagggggagacccaaaaaaaataatattctcgttctcatgcctacaattaattttgtataccgtgacacccataattatatgaaattattatatgaatcaatacataactggttatgcatactatcttttcaggtaTAACTCGTTATGCGTACTATCTTTTTCAGGgatataattggcagcgcaacttggatacaacatatctaaaaatccgcgccttaaaatttcacaaattttatatcgttggaaatatttttaaaagagctacgcaacgagtacaaacaagaatatcaaatttttgtttttaacgaaaaaatcggaggtgatcctcattttaggaattttttttgaaaacttgatacttaaccattatgcagtcaccaaaaacgatgcataactcattctgcagacgcataacgaattatgcaaccattttttcgactgcataacaagttatgtatctgcataacaaagttatgcatctataacaagttatgtaaccattgttttggttgattttagccgtacatataaaaaattgatgcataatgcagtatgcatccatatttacagatgcatatcatgttatgcatctattttctcgatacataatgcattatgtagccatattttcggacgcataacaggttatgcaggttttctggactgcataacaagttatgcaacaaattttgtagatgcataacatgttatgcagacagtttctcgactgaatgacatgttatgcaatcataaccacatcatcatcttctttcatgtttcattaactcccacgcaaaccattatctcaGGAGTTCATACTTCATAGTCCATAACCTCACATACTGGGTCCAAAGATGCATCAAAATGTAGAAGCTTGACATCCGTAGATGGTGCCCACGTGCATGCCCACCCCTTACATGCCATCCAAACAAGTAAAGTGGAAAGGATGTACTCGTAATTTTTTCGGTCAATAGTACCTATCTGTTTCTTCTAATGTATAATCTCTCGTTTTCTCCGCAGCTCACGATCCATGGCTCCATCTTCTCTATTTAGTTTAAAATACAgatgaaaaattcttttttgatgCTAACTTATCGATGAATTCAAAAAAGTATGAAGTGAAGAGATAACTGGTTACGGTTAGTTGGCCTGCATGATTTGAAGagctctatttatttatttttgtcaatGGCAGATTTGAACTCACAAATTTACCTCCTTTACATAATATTTGCAGTATTTTCACTTCAGGTAAGTACCCCTTCACTAAAAAAAGAGTTGAAGTTTTTTGAAATTTCGAATTTGATGCATCTTCTTATTTCGAAACCTATGTTGccattgatttctttttttttcttttttttgcgtaTTTTCATCTGTGCTACTGCAATGATCGAAATAGATATACTAATTCTTCTATTCGGAACATGAGTTTGATTTAATTGTATCAAACTGAAGTGAAAATGGCTATGATTTGCTCACTTTGAGTTCTGATTTACTCAATATGATGAAATTGACAGAATTGTGAAATTTTGATTTGTGTAATTGATGTATAAATCGATGTAATTCGAGGGTTTGGATTGAAATTTCGATGAATATGTAACTGATAATCTTTGTATCATAAAAAACTCAATATAAACTTAATTTTTAAAAATATGGGTCtgctgatatttttttctgaaaaaatgaGTGTGCGCGCCTGACTTTTACTGAGCGTGGGTTTCTCAGTGTAAAAAATCTGAGAAATGGGTGTGGTAGTAGTTTTCACTTTTTGTTATTTCTTCATTAAACATGTTCTTGTAGTGAATTTTAATACAAGTCCTTAGCTAAGTTGGGCTTTTAATTTAAATAGAAGGATAGCATTGGGCCAGGGCGGACACTGGCTCGGACTTGGAGGTAGACTTTTTTAATGAACTTTTTTTTGAGggaaccatggttttattaggccaccttccctatagtgataaggggtgtcctaaaacgttgaaatgactaacctacctttaacctaatttaatttaaaaccaacctaataatcacctatatatataaccactacCTCCTcctaccaccaccgccgattaccactaccaccacctccgattatcaccaccaccaaccaccgattaccaccaccaccgccgcccaccaccgccgattaccatcaccaccacctctgattatcaccatcatcaaccaccgattaccaccaccacctcctcccaccgccaccgcctatttaagaaatgtaacaacataaatgcaatcacaattaagttcggttacataataattttatcgagtataaaagacgccagccgcaaactgattctgccatgggaccactccggaggtattttccaagaaacccttcactttaatttgattttgattgcttcaatcgaatagaaatcatcaaaatagggttttaacatgagttacagagccatgttcggttaggtcgattttccaacaaaccctagtttactaaccgaacttcttgaaaatgaagaacacgaagaacaatttggttctattggatttaaaactaagtcacagAACTCTTTgatcggttgtttcgcaaaaaaatttaaaactacaaagtaaccgaactccacccttagaaccgaaaaaaaacaaatccagtctaaccgaactgtattGTTGTGGCCattatgttgagttccaaaataaccgaacttagccaatagagttcggtttgttcgcaaaaacttttaaaactacaaagtaaccgaacttagccaataaacgctggaacttcacattttttttttgtttgttaagttcggtaacttcacaattttattcGCAGAAACCGAaatcagagttcggttggttagctgttaggttcaagtttgcgaaagaaccgaactttgtaaacttatatactcttatattacgtaaagttcggttagatcaaaagtgcatgcagtttgcgaaccaaccgaactttgtacactgaAGTtcagttagttgagaaccaaccgaacataacgttgtaactcctagaaattctattatttgagagatcggtaacctgcgtgtttggaacaagtaaccgaactacactttcagatgagttcggttacttgttcatctcacggggcaaccgaactgcagcttcagatgagttcggttacttgttcttcatataaagtaaccgaactgtttaaaatccagttcaaatccggatcattttgaagattaacaaatattctaggagaggatggagatgaagaatcagataagttttcatcatttgaatactcaacttagtgaattggaaaaaaatttattttccatgtttttctccttcatcttctctaactctactctctcaataattctactcaactaataataaacccatcttttaatttaatctcactaattgtttttaactaaatcattcactaatcataacctaaaattaattaagagggtagattaggtattaaataaataactagatatgcgGTGACCTTAAATAGAAGCGAAAATTAATTATATGTAGAAAGTGAAAAGTACTAGAACTcctgggttcaatatatagaagctcACTAAATGGATCTTacactatcaactccattctttcacatttgcaTATTTTTAGGCCCAGAACTAGAACTTTTATTTTAAGTACTTGATAATAAAGTGACATTTTCAATTTGTCAAATCATTATGGTGTTGTCGGAAAGAGTCGAAACGCTAAAAGTGAAAAAGAGCAACAATCTGAAGAGCATGGCACAAATTGTTCCAACTCATGTTGGATTCAAAAATATGAAGTCTCTTGGTATTGAAGAATGCAATGGCATGGAATTTCTGATGAGGGTACAAGAAGCAGTGGTTGCAAGAAACACTTTCAGCGCTTTGGAGGATTTAGTGATTCGTTCAATGGATAATTTGAAGCAACTGTTTGATGGAGCTATACCGATAGGGTTCATTGATAAATTAAAAGATCTGACCATAAACAAGTGCAACAATATGGTCAATATTTTCGACTCAAATTTGTTCAAATGGTCAACAATATGGAAAGGAGTCATTCCAAATGGAGCTGGATTTGACAATCTTCTAATACTGGCTTTATGGTTGTGACAGAATTAATCATATGTTCTCTCTAGACATGGCATCACGGCTTGGAAAGCTAGAGGAACTCGACATTCAATACTGTCAAAGTATGGTTGCACTAATTGCACCAGAGGAAGGCATGTTAGGATGCTTATCGACTGCTTTAACTCCTGATGAATTTGTCAAATCATTGGTTTTGTTCAAAATCAGATTTGA
Coding sequences within:
- the LOC113271669 gene encoding agamous-like MADS-box protein AGL9 homolog, whose product is MGRGRVELKRIENKINRHVTFAKRRNGLLKKAYELSVLCDAEVALIIFSNRGKLYEFCSSSSMFKTLERYQKCNYGQPETNVSARESLEHSSHQEYLKLKARVETLQRSQRNLLGEDLGPLSGKELEFLEKQLDSSLKQIRSTRTQYMLDQLTDLQRREQMLSEANKSLRRRLEEGAQATQQQWDMQHGVGYSRQQQSGHQAADQNETFFHPIECQPTLQIGYHQQDQITVAQGAPMSYMPGWLA